In a genomic window of Saccharothrix sp. HUAS TT1:
- a CDS encoding pentapeptide repeat-containing protein, which yields MQGQPLVQPRGPELIARRVPGARSVLPEVLPIARIRHAPDGFARFDHRGLRSDLRSPRVDHRHRRRGGPLVRSAYLLPRHFRGRDRRLWPLGLRVGDPGRTRTGRDGRRTTGNHSTREHDARADADVASEPVPAIDPGRDRVHHVVHGHPGARLFERRFSGARLSSARLLGTRFSGARLLGSRLASTRFSGAGFFGAEFFGAGLLGTRFFGGRHLESGNFGSGDVETGLFRRRFSHSRFGFRPDLLPGVVSLLSRFLLIQIILTDQPIQPSLETPRESTTHHPHPHILQTLPRRPRHDRTRTTLTRTLHTSRKKRTVHRIRRQLPTQQITPTDQPTSQRTTRTRQQRARDIPLLTIPVLELPPLRQRVLRHLLRSLLHRLHQQPHRPVQPLQNPPHRQPPVRHDLRHQTRRERTRQSPQHHLTEKRQLDHDRILRMLHLQRQSMQTPRLLPRHHHQTRNHLTQTRHIPTKRTPRRLANTPLHHTRQPRQTTSRPHQPSRQPRPTPRQLIRLGRTDPRDLLTRQQDHADIADQRRIKINRHREESRQA from the coding sequence GTGCAGGGGCAACCGCTCGTTCAACCCCGGGGGCCGGAGCTGATCGCCCGCCGCGTTCCCGGCGCCCGGTCGGTCCTCCCCGAGGTTCTTCCCATCGCCCGGATCCGGCACGCCCCCGACGGGTTCGCGCGGTTCGACCACCGGGGCCTGCGGAGTGATCTCCGAAGTCCGCGGGTCGACCACCGTCACCGGCGGCGCGGTGGTCCCCTGGTCCGGTCCGCCTACCTGCTCCCGCGGCACTTCCGCGGTCGGGACCGGCGCCTGTGGCCGCTCGGGCTGCGGGTTGGCGATCCCGGGCGCACCCGGACCGGTCGTGACGGCCGCCGCACCACCGGCAACCATTCCACCCGCGAGCACGACGCCCGCGCCGATGCCGACGTCGCGTCCGAACCCGTCCCGGCCATCGACCCCGGGCGTGACCGGGTCCACCACGTCGTCCACGGGCACCCCGGCGCCCGGCTGTTCGAAAGGCGGTTCTCCGGTGCCCGGTTGTCCAGTGCCCGGCTGCTCGGAACCCGGTTCTCCGGCGCCAGGCTGCTCGGAAGCAGGCTCGCCAGTACCCGGTTCTCCGGCGCCGGGTTCTTCGGTGCCGAGTTCTTCGGCGCCGGGCTGCTCGGAACCAGGTTCTTCGGCGGGCGACACCTCGAAAGCGGGAACTTCGGGAGCGGGGACGTCGAGACCGGGTTGTTCCGGCGCCGGTTCTCCCACTCCCGGTTCGGGTTCCGGCCCGACCTCCTGCCCGGTGTCGTCAGCCTCCTCTCCCGATTCCTCCTCATCCAGATAATTCTCACCGACCAACCGATCCAACCCAGCCTCGAAACCCCCCGTGAAAGCACCACTCACCACCCCCATCCACACATCCTCCAAACCCTGCCCCGTCGCCCCCGCCATGATCGCACCCGCACCACCCTCACCCGCACCCTCCACACCAGCCGCAAAAAACGGACTGTCCACCGAATCCGGCGCCAACTTCCGACCCAACAAATAACCCCCACCGATCAACCCACCAGCCAACGCACCACCCGCACCCGACAACAACGTGCTCGTGACATCCCACTCCTCACGATTCCCGTCCTCGAACTGCCACCACTGCGCCAACGCGTCCTGCGCCATCTCCTGCGCAGCCTCCTGCACCGCCTCCACCAACAACCGCACAGACCAGTTCAACCGCTCCAGAATCCGCCCCACCGCCAACCGCCCGTACGTCACGATCTGCGGCACCAAACCCGCCGTGAAAGGACTCGCCAAAGCCCACAACACCATCTGACCGAAAAACGCCAACTCGATCACGATCGAATACTCCGCATGCTCCACCTGCAACGCCAGAGCATGCAAACTCCGCGACTGCTCCCCCGCCACCACCACCAAACGCGGAACCACCTCACCCAAACCCGCCACATACCCACGAAACGCACGCCCCGCCGCCTCGCCAACACCCCCCTCCACCACACCCGACAACCCCGCCAAACCACCAGCCGCCCCCACCAACCCAGCCGACAACCCCGCCCAACCCCGCGCCAACTCATACGCCTCGGCCGAACTGATCCGCGGGATCTCCTGACCCGCCAACAAGATCATGCCGATATCGCCGACCAACGACGGATCAAGATCAACAGGCATCGCGAGGAATCCCGTCAGGCATGA
- a CDS encoding YbaB/EbfC family nucleoid-associated protein, translating into MSDQHTEHLEQLFAQLREQQRLMAETQQRLQEIQATVTAPRRVVSVTVGHGGRVTDVKFPTAAYKKMPPAELAGVLVDTIAEAQRKVGDEAAELLAPQMPAGLDAKAIFSGEFDAKSFVPPESGLPESLRAALRTKS; encoded by the coding sequence ATGTCCGATCAGCACACCGAACACCTGGAGCAGCTCTTCGCCCAGCTCCGCGAGCAGCAGCGGCTCATGGCGGAGACCCAACAGCGGTTGCAGGAGATCCAGGCCACCGTGACCGCGCCCCGCAGGGTGGTGTCGGTGACCGTCGGGCACGGGGGTCGCGTGACCGACGTCAAGTTCCCCACCGCCGCCTACAAGAAGATGCCGCCCGCCGAGCTGGCCGGCGTCCTGGTCGACACGATCGCCGAGGCGCAGCGCAAGGTCGGCGACGAGGCCGCCGAGCTGCTGGCGCCGCAGATGCCCGCCGGCCTGGACGCCAAGGCGATCTTCTCCGGCGAGTTCGACGCGAAGTCGTTCGTGCCGCCCGAGTCGGGCCTGCCGGAATCACTGCGTGCCGCGCTGCGGACCAAGAGCTGA
- a CDS encoding right-handed parallel beta-helix repeat-containing protein: MNRQLLVVAQNRSDAYPTIGAALANARDGAMISVLPGRYDESLVLTRMVTLSAEEGLGTVEVHAATGSVVVVDAEAVRLTGLVLTGAADDVAALDARRGEVALDGCRVSSASWAAVLARGRGRVSLRGCALTATGGAALVVTSPDQSSVEDTEIADAASSGVVVAEDGALVLRRVRVLRAGGNGICVNGRARAVVEDCSVVDTGKPAVVVEGEAAADVRNLQVSGSGSLDLYLTSTGEVTVAESRFTGAGVQSAHLAGGAKPLLRGCRFEGAGRNAVQVTGTAAPRFEDCRVDDSPIGVVVDGEAAPRFTKLWVGGSTHGAVLVRAEARAEIRGLRAEPSSGPALVLSGRSTLVLADAEVSAGDGVGLDLSGEVIAEVGDLRVAGRADHLVTLSGGARATLASALLRGGGLHVGENSLATVRDGEVVAAAADGLEVAGGALHATRCRVRDARRHGVHVHSGGRADVHDSEVTGSAGDGVLLDTEEDASVVGCTVTGSGGTPVHRRVEHDRLTVTGLVTDERQVAVGIGPAPADRPADDRLPGVRPTGGQDGDPAGGVALDGPLADLDGLIGLHGVKQEVIGLINLIRMSQRRKELGLPMPPMSRHLVFAGPPGTGKTTVARLYGSVLAELGILSRGHMVEVARADLVAQYIGATAIKTAEVVNKAMGGVLFIDEAYTLSSQSGGSGPDFGQEAIDTLMKMMEDHRDEIVVIVAGYSELMEQFLASNPGLASRFTRTIEFPNYSVEELVTITANLCRKHYYELSDDAVGALADYFDRVPKNDTFGNGRVARKLFEAMVNNQASRLANEPPAKDSDFNRLTAADLVPELAALGAAAPSTGGPDAGTDPAAALAASRAWARLSALQGLSDVRDALGRNTLRLCGLKQRRRPVARQASAVLTGPRGTGRSEVARLYAQALAELGLVDAGHVVRVRVGLDLCPRWPGQAASLVGRAFEDAAGGVLVLDVDAGWLTDSVERRAETAEALVEAVRRDADGVVVLLLGERRPVRDLLALDHLLAECFAEAWEFTEHGVDDLVRMAVRHLARRGHDVPDDAVTALRTRIEGSADRTAHGAHQLADHLAATAASRTLTAADLRSPASGGLAAVG, translated from the coding sequence ATGAACCGACAGTTGCTCGTGGTGGCGCAGAACAGGTCGGACGCGTACCCGACCATCGGCGCCGCCCTCGCCAACGCCCGCGACGGCGCCATGATCAGCGTGCTGCCGGGCCGCTACGACGAGAGCCTGGTGCTCACCAGGATGGTGACGCTCAGCGCCGAGGAAGGGCTGGGCACCGTCGAGGTGCACGCGGCCACCGGCAGCGTCGTCGTGGTCGACGCGGAAGCCGTGCGGCTGACCGGCCTGGTGCTCACCGGCGCCGCCGACGACGTGGCGGCGCTGGACGCCCGGCGCGGCGAGGTCGCGCTGGACGGCTGCCGCGTGTCCAGCGCGTCGTGGGCCGCCGTGCTGGCACGGGGGCGCGGCCGGGTGTCGCTGCGCGGGTGCGCGCTCACCGCGACCGGCGGCGCGGCGCTGGTGGTCACCTCGCCCGACCAGAGCAGCGTCGAGGACACCGAGATCGCCGACGCGGCGTCGTCGGGCGTGGTGGTGGCGGAGGACGGCGCGCTGGTGCTGCGCCGCGTCCGCGTGCTGCGCGCGGGCGGCAACGGGATCTGCGTCAACGGGCGGGCCCGCGCCGTGGTCGAGGACTGCTCGGTGGTCGACACCGGCAAGCCCGCCGTCGTGGTGGAGGGCGAGGCCGCCGCCGACGTCCGCAACCTCCAGGTCAGCGGCAGCGGCAGCCTCGACCTGTACCTGACCAGCACGGGCGAGGTGACCGTGGCCGAGTCCCGGTTCACCGGCGCGGGGGTGCAGTCGGCGCACCTCGCGGGCGGCGCCAAGCCCCTGCTGCGCGGCTGCCGCTTCGAGGGCGCGGGCCGCAACGCCGTCCAGGTGACCGGGACCGCCGCGCCGCGCTTCGAGGACTGCCGGGTCGACGACAGCCCGATCGGCGTCGTCGTGGACGGCGAGGCCGCGCCCCGGTTCACCAAGCTGTGGGTCGGCGGCTCCACGCACGGCGCGGTGCTGGTGCGCGCCGAGGCCAGGGCCGAGATCCGGGGGCTGCGCGCGGAGCCGTCGTCCGGCCCGGCCCTCGTGCTGTCCGGGCGGTCCACCCTGGTGCTCGCCGACGCCGAGGTGTCCGCGGGCGACGGCGTCGGCCTCGACCTGTCCGGCGAGGTGATCGCCGAGGTCGGCGACCTCAGGGTCGCGGGTCGCGCCGACCACCTGGTCACGCTCTCCGGCGGCGCCCGCGCCACCCTGGCCTCCGCGCTGCTGCGCGGTGGCGGCCTGCACGTCGGGGAGAACAGCCTGGCCACCGTCCGCGACGGCGAGGTCGTCGCCGCCGCCGCGGACGGTCTCGAAGTCGCCGGTGGAGCGCTGCACGCCACCAGGTGCCGCGTCCGCGACGCCCGGCGGCACGGCGTCCACGTGCACAGCGGCGGGCGCGCCGACGTGCACGACAGCGAGGTCACCGGCAGCGCGGGCGACGGGGTGCTGCTGGACACCGAGGAGGACGCCTCCGTCGTCGGCTGCACGGTCACCGGCAGCGGCGGCACTCCCGTGCACCGGCGCGTCGAGCACGACCGGCTCACCGTCACCGGGCTGGTCACCGACGAGCGCCAGGTCGCCGTCGGCATCGGTCCCGCGCCCGCGGACCGGCCCGCGGACGACCGGCTGCCCGGCGTCCGGCCGACCGGCGGCCAGGACGGGGACCCGGCCGGCGGGGTCGCCCTGGACGGGCCGCTGGCCGACCTGGACGGGCTGATCGGCCTGCACGGCGTGAAGCAGGAGGTCATCGGCCTGATCAACCTGATCCGGATGAGCCAGCGCCGCAAGGAGCTGGGCCTGCCGATGCCACCGATGTCGCGGCACCTGGTGTTCGCGGGTCCTCCCGGCACCGGTAAGACCACGGTCGCTCGGCTCTACGGCTCGGTGTTGGCGGAGTTGGGCATTTTGTCGCGCGGGCACATGGTGGAGGTGGCGCGGGCCGACCTGGTGGCCCAGTACATCGGCGCTACGGCCATCAAGACCGCTGAAGTGGTGAACAAGGCCATGGGCGGGGTGCTGTTCATCGACGAGGCGTACACGCTGTCGAGCCAGTCCGGTGGCAGCGGACCGGACTTCGGGCAGGAGGCCATCGACACGCTGATGAAGATGATGGAGGACCACCGCGACGAGATCGTGGTCATCGTCGCGGGCTACTCGGAGCTGATGGAGCAGTTCCTCGCCTCCAACCCCGGCCTGGCCTCCCGCTTCACTCGCACCATCGAGTTCCCGAACTACAGCGTCGAGGAACTGGTCACCATCACCGCCAACCTGTGCCGCAAGCACTACTACGAGCTGTCCGACGACGCGGTGGGCGCGCTGGCCGACTACTTCGACCGGGTGCCCAAGAACGACACCTTCGGCAACGGCCGCGTCGCCCGCAAGCTGTTCGAGGCGATGGTCAACAACCAGGCGTCGCGCCTGGCGAACGAGCCACCGGCCAAGGACTCCGACTTCAACCGGCTCACCGCGGCGGACCTGGTGCCGGAACTCGCCGCCCTCGGCGCGGCGGCCCCGTCAACCGGCGGTCCCGACGCGGGCACGGACCCGGCCGCCGCGCTGGCCGCGAGCCGCGCGTGGGCGCGGTTGAGCGCCCTGCAGGGCTTGAGCGACGTGCGCGACGCGTTGGGGCGCAACACATTGCGGCTCTGCGGGCTCAAGCAGCGCCGCAGGCCCGTCGCCCGGCAGGCGAGCGCGGTGCTGACCGGCCCGCGCGGCACCGGCCGCAGCGAGGTGGCCCGGCTCTACGCGCAGGCCCTCGCCGAACTCGGCCTGGTCGACGCGGGCCACGTCGTGCGGGTCCGGGTCGGGCTGGACCTGTGCCCGCGGTGGCCCGGCCAGGCCGCCAGCCTGGTGGGCCGGGCGTTCGAGGACGCCGCCGGCGGCGTGCTGGTGCTCGACGTCGACGCCGGCTGGCTCACCGACTCGGTGGAGCGCCGGGCGGAGACCGCCGAAGCGCTGGTCGAGGCGGTCCGCCGGGACGCCGACGGCGTGGTCGTGCTGCTGCTGGGCGAGCGGAGGCCGGTGCGCGACCTCCTCGCGCTCGACCACCTGCTGGCCGAGTGCTTCGCCGAGGCGTGGGAGTTCACCGAGCACGGCGTGGACGACCTGGTTCGGATGGCCGTGCGGCACCTGGCCCGGCGCGGTCACGACGTGCCGGACGACGCCGTCACCGCGCTGCGCACCCGCATCGAGGGGTCGGCGGACCGCACGGCCCACGGCGCCCACCAGCTCGCGGACCACCTCGCCGCCACCGCGGCGTCCCGCACCCTCACCGCGGCGGACCTGCGCTCGCCGGCGTCGGGCGGGTTGGCCGCCGTGGGCTGA
- the eccB gene encoding type VII secretion protein EccB has protein sequence MQTQRDHLHAYQTMVGRMSSALLLGDTSHGEPPARRALFGLVMGIVLALLIAIGFGVYGLIKPGGSQAWKQPGAILVEEETGATYVHRGGVLVPLSNHASALLLVGEGAHVRTIKRASLAGLERGPEIGIAGAPDAVPDRAALVGGPWLLCLAKSGGGMGLDLVPGAQAATAGDDEHLWVVSGDRQYLVWRDRKHLLADDTVPVALGLGAGPPVTAPPAWLDALPDGPVIGAAEVAGDGKAGPSIAGERHRIGDLFEQATSGGVQHFLLREDGLAPLSRVEALLVQAKLQRDSTPLDTAALAAAPRSADTSLVSRLPDLSGTSPLVRDGVTERALCLRQRPEGVRVVSELVTADPGHSPAQATADSAAIRLKPSSGVLAASVPVAEGRKPDRFLITDRGVKYSLPDDGSVAALGFGGVVPTPVAAEVLAAVPSGPALARGALGVVEKGGS, from the coding sequence GTGCAGACCCAGCGGGACCACCTCCACGCCTACCAGACCATGGTCGGGCGGATGAGCTCCGCCCTGCTGCTCGGCGACACCAGCCACGGCGAGCCACCCGCCCGGCGCGCGCTGTTCGGCCTGGTCATGGGCATCGTGCTGGCCCTGCTGATCGCCATCGGCTTCGGCGTCTACGGCCTGATCAAGCCGGGTGGCTCGCAGGCGTGGAAGCAGCCCGGCGCGATCCTGGTCGAGGAGGAGACCGGCGCGACCTACGTCCACCGCGGCGGGGTGCTGGTGCCGCTGTCCAACCACGCGTCCGCCCTGCTGCTGGTCGGCGAGGGCGCGCACGTCCGGACGATCAAGCGCGCGTCGCTGGCGGGGCTGGAGCGGGGACCCGAGATCGGCATCGCGGGCGCGCCCGACGCGGTGCCCGACCGCGCCGCCCTCGTCGGCGGGCCGTGGCTGCTGTGCCTGGCGAAGTCCGGCGGCGGCATGGGGCTGGACCTGGTGCCCGGCGCGCAGGCGGCCACCGCGGGTGACGACGAGCACCTGTGGGTCGTCTCCGGCGACCGGCAGTACCTGGTGTGGCGCGACCGCAAGCACCTGCTGGCCGACGACACCGTCCCGGTCGCCCTGGGCCTCGGCGCCGGACCGCCCGTCACCGCGCCGCCCGCGTGGTTGGACGCCCTGCCGGACGGCCCGGTCATCGGCGCCGCCGAGGTGGCGGGCGACGGCAAAGCCGGGCCGTCGATCGCGGGTGAGCGGCACCGGATCGGCGACCTGTTCGAGCAGGCCACCTCGGGCGGCGTTCAGCACTTCCTGCTCCGCGAGGACGGCCTCGCCCCGCTCTCGCGGGTCGAGGCGCTGCTGGTGCAGGCCAAGCTGCAGCGCGACTCGACCCCGCTGGACACCGCCGCGCTGGCCGCCGCACCCCGCTCGGCCGACACCTCGCTGGTCTCGCGCCTGCCCGACCTCTCCGGGACCTCCCCGCTGGTGCGGGACGGGGTGACCGAGCGCGCCCTGTGCCTGCGCCAGCGGCCCGAGGGCGTGCGGGTGGTCAGCGAACTGGTGACCGCGGACCCGGGGCACAGCCCCGCCCAGGCCACCGCGGACAGCGCCGCCATCCGGCTGAAGCCCTCCTCGGGGGTGCTGGCCGCCTCCGTGCCCGTGGCGGAGGGGCGCAAGCCGGACCGCTTCCTGATCACCGATCGGGGTGTCAAGTACTCGTTGCCCGACGACGGCTCGGTGGCCGCGCTGGGGTTCGGCGGTGTCGTGCCCACGCCCGTCGCAGCCGAAGTGCTGGCCGCGGTGCCCAGTGGGCCCGCGCTCGCCCGCGGCGCCCTCGGCGTGGTGGAAAAGGGAGGCAGTTGA
- the eccD gene encoding type VII secretion integral membrane protein EccD, translating into MTAPAALCRVTVVGPAGRADLAVPVATAVADLVPVLVEHVVPEEERGVEYGSWVLQRLGEAPLDPDGTPETLDWLDGEQFHLSRAEDPLPELDFDDVAEGMATAIGRQGDRWSDAVNRRLFLGLGATVLATVGAALFGAPATMPFAATAGGLALVLLVASIAVARTSGDRALSAVAGVAGCGFAWLTGVIGLAGPDDAVTPAGVLVGAVAAAACSALPLVLQRLVVRDLPVVPFGVVVVTALGAVLAGWLHLGLDLGGAPTAAVVGTVFFLLTLFTPKIATRAARLRGPQLPRTADELQIDVEPEPAADLVARTRQADRYLTMLAVGASPVFAVAVPALFVDADWAGHVMAGLLTALLLLRAREFRNVVQRTALALAGTWCALAQAAVLLALLEPVWRITALVGLLGVAVLLVTAALRPLHRRPLPLWGHLANVLEICAGVAVLPVLLQILGVYAWARGLAG; encoded by the coding sequence GTGACGGCCCCGGCGGCGCTGTGCCGCGTCACCGTGGTCGGGCCCGCGGGTCGGGCCGACCTCGCGGTGCCCGTGGCGACGGCGGTCGCCGACCTCGTCCCGGTGCTGGTCGAGCACGTCGTGCCGGAGGAGGAGCGCGGGGTCGAGTACGGCTCCTGGGTGCTGCAGCGGCTGGGAGAGGCCCCGCTCGACCCGGACGGGACCCCGGAGACCCTGGACTGGCTCGACGGCGAGCAGTTCCACCTGTCGCGCGCCGAGGACCCCCTGCCGGAGCTGGACTTCGACGACGTCGCCGAGGGCATGGCCACGGCGATCGGCAGGCAGGGCGACCGGTGGAGCGACGCGGTCAACCGCAGGCTGTTCCTGGGCCTGGGGGCGACGGTGCTCGCGACGGTCGGCGCGGCCCTGTTCGGCGCGCCCGCCACGATGCCGTTCGCGGCCACGGCGGGAGGTCTGGCCCTGGTGCTGCTCGTCGCGTCCATCGCGGTGGCCCGCACGAGCGGCGACCGCGCGCTGTCGGCGGTCGCCGGGGTCGCCGGCTGCGGCTTCGCCTGGCTGACCGGCGTGATCGGCCTCGCCGGCCCGGACGACGCGGTCACCCCGGCCGGCGTGCTCGTCGGCGCGGTCGCCGCCGCGGCCTGCTCGGCGCTGCCGCTCGTGCTGCAACGCCTCGTGGTGCGCGACCTGCCGGTGGTGCCGTTCGGCGTGGTGGTCGTGACCGCGCTCGGCGCGGTGCTCGCCGGCTGGCTGCACCTGGGCCTCGACCTGGGCGGCGCGCCGACCGCCGCCGTGGTCGGCACGGTCTTCTTCCTGCTCACCCTGTTCACCCCGAAGATCGCCACCCGCGCCGCCCGGCTGCGCGGCCCCCAGCTGCCCCGCACGGCCGACGAGCTCCAGATCGACGTCGAGCCCGAGCCCGCGGCCGACCTGGTCGCGCGGACGCGGCAGGCCGACCGGTACCTCACCATGCTCGCCGTGGGCGCCTCGCCGGTGTTCGCGGTGGCGGTGCCCGCGCTGTTCGTCGACGCGGACTGGGCCGGGCACGTCATGGCAGGACTGCTGACCGCGCTGCTGCTGTTGCGCGCCAGGGAGTTCCGCAACGTCGTGCAGCGCACCGCGCTGGCGTTGGCGGGCACGTGGTGCGCGCTGGCGCAGGCGGCGGTGCTGCTCGCGCTGCTCGAACCGGTCTGGCGGATCACCGCGCTGGTGGGGCTGCTCGGTGTCGCGGTGCTGCTGGTGACCGCCGCGCTGCGCCCGCTGCACCGCCGCCCGCTGCCGCTGTGGGGGCACCTGGCCAACGTCCTGGAGATCTGCGCGGGGGTCGCGGTGCTGCCCGTGCTGCTCCAGATCCTCGGCGTCTACGCGTGGGCACGCGGATTGGCCGGGTGA